A stretch of Chloracidobacterium sp. DNA encodes these proteins:
- a CDS encoding CIA30 family protein, producing the protein MTTLFDFTRPESVAEWFPIGDGVMGGCSVGRLRPTGDGAAVFEGVVSLANNGGFASVRSRPLPQRLPVDAVLVIECWGDGKTYKLTARTDTAFDGVAYQATFSPPTADWVQYTFSAADFVPTFRGRVVPAPPLQPAAIVTLGLMIAGKQAGPFALWLRRIGVVGSGPA; encoded by the coding sequence ATGACGACGCTCTTTGACTTCACTCGGCCGGAAAGCGTCGCCGAGTGGTTCCCGATTGGCGACGGCGTAATGGGCGGATGTTCGGTCGGGCGGCTGCGCCCGACCGGCGATGGCGCAGCCGTCTTTGAAGGCGTTGTTTCCCTCGCCAACAACGGGGGGTTCGCATCGGTGCGGTCGCGGCCGCTTCCACAACGACTTCCGGTGGATGCGGTGTTGGTCATCGAATGCTGGGGTGACGGCAAAACCTACAAGCTCACAGCGCGGACGGACACTGCCTTTGACGGCGTCGCCTACCAAGCGACCTTTTCGCCCCCGACCGCTGACTGGGTACAGTACACGTTCAGCGCGGCGGATTTCGTCCCGACATTTCGCGGGCGCGTTGTTCCTGCGCCGCCTCTTCAGCCGGCTGCGATCGTCACGCTTGGCTTGATGATCGCCGGTAAGCAGGCCGGCCCCTTCGCCCTCTGGCTGCGGCGCATCGGCGTCGTCGGGTCGGGGCCAGCCTGA
- the proB gene encoding glutamate 5-kinase, with the protein MDCSSEATCRKTAADAAHAARVQLTAVRRIVVKVGSNVLVEPKTGLVEPVLRQLVEQCAAARDAGRTLVLVSSGAVACGMTQLQARRLPLGKDLSFKQAAAAIGQPLLMRYYEQAFAPTPVAQVLLTYDDARDRERFLNARHTLRTLLALGIVPIINENDTVATAEIKFGDNDFLSALVANIVDADLLVLLSDVDGLFDRDPKRHPDARRLSFVPEVDAATLALASSGTSVFGTGGMQSKLTAAQTAARFGVTTVIVNGRTPDVLRRVLAGDDVGTLFAPAAAALGGRKRWIAALRPQGALTLDAGAVRAVVTQGKSVLPSGIVRVEGKFAAGDVVACRDEQGREFARGLSSYSASEIEAIRGLKSSEIAQRLGFRAHDEVIHRDDLALTGER; encoded by the coding sequence ATGGATTGTTCCTCGGAAGCGACCTGTCGAAAAACTGCCGCCGATGCGGCCCACGCCGCCCGCGTGCAGTTGACCGCTGTCCGGCGCATCGTTGTCAAAGTCGGCAGCAACGTTCTCGTCGAACCCAAAACCGGTCTTGTCGAACCTGTCCTCCGCCAGCTGGTCGAGCAGTGCGCCGCCGCTCGGGACGCCGGCCGAACACTGGTTCTGGTGTCGTCCGGCGCGGTCGCTTGCGGGATGACCCAACTGCAAGCGCGCCGCCTCCCGCTCGGCAAGGATTTGTCCTTCAAGCAGGCGGCGGCGGCGATTGGACAACCGCTGCTGATGCGCTACTACGAGCAGGCGTTTGCGCCGACACCGGTGGCGCAAGTGCTTTTGACTTACGACGACGCGCGCGACCGCGAACGGTTTCTCAATGCCCGTCACACCCTGCGCACCCTACTGGCGCTGGGCATCGTCCCAATCATCAATGAAAACGACACGGTGGCGACGGCGGAGATTAAGTTTGGCGACAACGACTTTTTGAGCGCGCTGGTGGCGAACATCGTGGACGCCGACCTGCTGGTGCTGCTGTCGGATGTGGACGGCCTTTTTGACCGCGATCCAAAACGCCACCCGGATGCGCGACGACTATCTTTCGTCCCGGAAGTGGACGCGGCGACGCTGGCGCTAGCGTCGTCGGGGACAAGCGTGTTTGGGACGGGTGGAATGCAATCCAAGCTGACTGCCGCCCAGACAGCGGCGCGCTTTGGCGTGACGACGGTCATCGTCAACGGTCGTACACCTGATGTTCTCCGGCGGGTTCTTGCTGGTGACGACGTAGGGACACTGTTTGCGCCGGCTGCCGCCGCACTTGGCGGGCGCAAGCGGTGGATCGCCGCGCTGCGTCCGCAGGGAGCACTGACTTTGGATGCAGGCGCGGTGCGGGCTGTGGTGACGCAGGGGAAGAGTGTGTTGCCGTCGGGGATTGTTCGTGTCGAGGGAAAGTTCGCGGCTGGGGATGTCGTCGCGTGTCGGGACGAGCAGGGACGCGAATTTGCCCGTGGGCTGTCAAGCTACAGCGCGAGCGAGATTGAGGCAATTCGCGGACTAAAGTCGTCGGAAATCGCGCAGCGGTTAGGTTTCCGCGCTCACGACGAAGTCATCCACCGCGATGACTTGGCGCTGACTGGTGAGCGTTAG
- a CDS encoding lytic transglycosylase domain-containing protein — translation MANDQTIQRTDPTRIRPDALLRQPATSRSVGKTAFETRLEQALGSDPQTQRRTREELKTIVMAVQAGFTDPWQLTDLIFQARHPDLIGADLSQSPELLDEWNDISAHLVQPTLNELAALQTQWSASTSGQTKQPAHRPDGDASPRVTGKDKMAASELDPIIEQAAALCPGLPPQLLKSLLVQESGLRTDVVNQYGYAGIAQIGRREARELGLSVGVPGTESDERLNPSLAIPAAARLLHVKAQRLAETAFARYGTPQGTEYWKFVMGAYNGGEGTITVAMGHAYRVGLARAREEGLSGPEAVAFAREWATKWENLSLGGEDAPLALAAARYFPKLAAQKFVEIRNYPEQIVARVVRRRTAAG, via the coding sequence ATGGCCAACGATCAGACCATTCAACGTACTGACCCGACACGGATTCGACCGGATGCGCTCCTGAGGCAGCCTGCAACAAGCCGTTCGGTCGGTAAGACAGCCTTTGAGACGCGCCTTGAGCAGGCGTTGGGAAGCGACCCGCAGACGCAGCGCCGAACCCGTGAGGAACTCAAGACCATCGTCATGGCGGTGCAGGCGGGCTTTACCGATCCGTGGCAACTGACCGATTTGATTTTTCAAGCCCGCCACCCCGACTTGATTGGGGCTGACCTATCCCAGTCGCCTGAACTCCTCGACGAATGGAACGACATCAGCGCCCACCTTGTCCAACCGACGCTCAATGAACTAGCGGCGCTTCAGACTCAGTGGTCGGCGTCAACCTCTGGTCAGACCAAACAGCCGGCGCACAGGCCAGACGGCGATGCTTCCCCGCGCGTGACCGGCAAGGACAAAATGGCCGCCAGTGAGCTTGACCCGATTATTGAGCAGGCGGCGGCGCTCTGCCCGGGACTCCCGCCGCAACTGCTCAAGAGTTTGTTAGTGCAAGAGTCGGGACTGCGAACGGATGTTGTCAACCAGTACGGCTACGCTGGGATTGCGCAGATTGGTCGCCGTGAAGCGCGAGAGCTGGGCCTTTCGGTCGGCGTCCCCGGAACGGAAAGCGACGAACGACTCAATCCGAGTTTGGCGATTCCAGCGGCGGCGCGGCTTCTGCATGTCAAGGCGCAACGCTTGGCGGAAACAGCGTTTGCACGGTACGGCACGCCGCAGGGAACAGAGTACTGGAAGTTCGTTATGGGCGCTTACAATGGCGGTGAAGGGACGATTACCGTTGCGATGGGGCATGCTTACCGTGTCGGTTTGGCCCGCGCCCGCGAAGAAGGGCTATCAGGGCCGGAGGCCGTCGCCTTCGCCCGCGAGTGGGCCACCAAGTGGGAAAACCTCTCGCTGGGTGGCGAAGACGCGCCGTTGGCGTTGGCCGCCGCGCGGTACTTTCCTAAACTGGCCGCCCAGAAGTTTGTCGAGATTCGGAACTACCCGGAACAGATTGTCGCTCGTGTCGTGCGCCGCCGTACCGCCGCCGGGTGA
- the coaE gene encoding dephospho-CoA kinase (Dephospho-CoA kinase (CoaE) performs the final step in coenzyme A biosynthesis.), whose product MLRVGLTGGIAVGKSFVSSVLAELGCHVFDADKIARAVVQPGTSALAEIVAAFGQSVLAPDGTLDRARLGSLVFADAEARARLNAIVHPRVHAEQDRLLREVEARDPHGIAVVDAALLIESGGYRRFDVVVVVWCRPDIQLARLMARNALSREEAERRIAAQMSSDEKRRYADFEIDTSEGFEPTRRQVLALYAELRARAER is encoded by the coding sequence ATGCTTCGTGTTGGGTTGACGGGCGGTATTGCTGTCGGTAAGTCATTTGTATCGTCAGTTCTGGCCGAGCTTGGCTGCCATGTTTTCGACGCTGACAAAATCGCGCGCGCCGTCGTTCAGCCCGGCACTTCAGCGCTGGCGGAGATTGTCGCCGCGTTCGGCCAGTCCGTTCTGGCGCCCGACGGGACGCTCGACCGTGCACGGCTCGGCAGCCTTGTTTTTGCGGATGCGGAGGCGCGCGCGCGCCTCAATGCAATTGTCCACCCGCGCGTCCATGCCGAGCAAGATCGGCTGTTGCGTGAAGTCGAGGCGCGCGATCCCCACGGCATCGCTGTTGTAGACGCGGCGCTGCTCATTGAGTCTGGCGGCTACCGGCGCTTTGACGTAGTAGTGGTTGTGTGGTGTCGGCCTGATATTCAACTTGCACGGTTGATGGCGCGCAATGCGCTGTCGCGCGAAGAAGCCGAACGCCGTATCGCCGCGCAAATGTCGTCAGACGAAAAACGGCGCTACGCCGATTTTGAGATTGATACGTCAGAAGGGTTTGAGCCAACGCGACGGCAGGTCCTCGCCCTCTACGCCGAACTGCGCGCGCGGGCAGAGCGATAG
- a CDS encoding phosphotransferase family protein: MTTAILDAPRPPRPGEMLDAGALFTCLKDRLPDLTAPLVIEQFPAGHSNLTYAITSGDREYVLRRPPFGAEHIKAGHDMYREFRVLSGLYPVYGRVPRPVCYVPAEASPFGASFYVMERVRGVILRSQPPEGLALDADVMRRLSINFIDNLAHLHAVDVEAAGLTGLYRGAGYVRRQVEGWVKRYRAAQTDDLPAVESVIAWVTAHIPEDSAATLIHNDYKYDNVMLDPTDITQLRAVLDWEMATVGDPLTDVATTLAYWVEPDDPPEVHAMSFGLTALPGNLTRAELLARYAEVSGRDLREMRWHQTFAYFKVAVIVQQIYFRYVKGFTQDERFARMGEMTRLFAELARQTAGCGR, encoded by the coding sequence ATGACCACCGCCATCCTTGACGCTCCACGCCCACCGCGCCCCGGCGAGATGCTCGACGCCGGCGCGCTGTTTACTTGTCTAAAAGATCGTCTGCCCGACTTGACCGCTCCCCTCGTCATCGAACAGTTCCCGGCCGGGCATTCCAATCTAACGTACGCTATAACGAGCGGTGACCGTGAGTACGTTTTGCGGCGACCGCCGTTTGGCGCGGAGCACATCAAGGCCGGACACGACATGTACCGTGAGTTTCGCGTTTTGTCAGGCTTATATCCGGTCTATGGGCGTGTTCCGCGCCCAGTGTGCTATGTCCCAGCAGAGGCGTCACCTTTCGGCGCGTCATTTTACGTGATGGAACGGGTGCGTGGCGTCATTCTGCGAAGCCAGCCGCCGGAGGGTCTGGCGCTGGACGCCGACGTCATGCGCCGACTTTCAATCAACTTCATTGACAACCTCGCCCACCTTCATGCAGTGGATGTCGAAGCGGCCGGGCTAACCGGCCTCTACCGTGGCGCAGGGTATGTTCGGCGGCAGGTCGAGGGTTGGGTCAAACGCTACCGTGCCGCACAAACTGACGACCTGCCGGCCGTTGAAAGCGTCATTGCTTGGGTGACGGCACACATCCCCGAAGACAGCGCCGCAACGCTTATTCACAACGATTATAAGTACGACAACGTGATGCTTGACCCAACTGACATCACGCAACTGCGTGCTGTCCTTGACTGGGAAATGGCGACGGTGGGCGACCCGCTGACGGACGTGGCGACGACGCTGGCTTACTGGGTGGAGCCGGACGACCCACCGGAGGTTCACGCGATGAGCTTTGGATTGACGGCGCTACCCGGCAACTTGACGCGGGCGGAACTACTGGCGCGCTACGCCGAAGTCAGTGGACGCGATCTGCGCGAGATGCGCTGGCACCAGACGTTCGCATATTTCAAGGTCGCCGTCATCGTCCAGCAGATCTACTTTCGCTATGTCAAAGGATTTACACAGGACGAGCGTTTCGCCCGCATGGGTGAGATGACACGCTTGTTCGCTGAGCTGGCCCGGCAGACCGCCGGTTGCGGACGGTAA
- a CDS encoding LysM peptidoglycan-binding domain-containing protein: protein MARINGVTRTPAPPSNVTTSSQHLIRRGETLSGIAQRYGTTVDALMRANRQIKNPDLIYAGQTLTIPTTRNATAPNQGNSRYVVRSGDTLSDIAARKGIELSRLVKANLQIRNPDLIFPGQVINIPSRRTTTTPPPAATPTRPTPPPAQSPVTRQPAPSRPTPPRVDATTPVGSIPRTGNAFIDSIAADAIRSQRATGVPASVTIAQAILESGWGRSALTRQANNYFGIKGVGPAGSVTMRTREVINGREVYVNAQFRKYNSAAESFADHAQFFIRNPRYATAMRHTNDPWRFAAEIHKAGYATDPNYTQLLHRIMRQYDLTRFDAIARNGAAAPTQPTPGPSNPPMAGMREHRVRIGDTLSGIARQYGTTVSALQRANPSITDPNRIYPGQRIMIPSGGDAPTPMQPTLPGVPAAPRTGLPRTEGMTNAQKFALYADYVQRFGSDKAKADLAAGRVVILGLRTETNTRTNNGQGAYDDRIVTLRKLPNGQFQVTELRANTEPGSQYEDGWSGRTRQRMGVDSNGDGRLDLGRLVDGTHEYMRANAGPDFGPTQPDGNNILMPTTSRPVVRDTNHDGRFDERDRNRHSFEGRTMYFHRGGVNNPYSAGCQTMPQSEFNRFWDSLGDQQRFQYVLVTVG from the coding sequence ATGGCGCGGATAAACGGCGTCACACGGACACCTGCTCCCCCTTCAAACGTCACGACCAGTTCGCAGCACCTCATTCGGCGGGGCGAAACCCTCTCCGGCATTGCGCAGCGATACGGCACGACCGTGGACGCGCTCATGCGCGCTAACCGGCAGATCAAAAATCCCGATCTGATCTACGCTGGGCAGACGCTGACCATTCCTACGACGCGCAACGCAACAGCGCCCAATCAGGGCAACAGCCGGTACGTCGTGCGCAGCGGCGACACGCTTTCCGACATCGCCGCTCGCAAGGGCATTGAGTTGTCGCGTTTGGTCAAAGCCAATCTTCAGATTCGGAACCCCGACCTCATCTTTCCGGGCCAGGTGATCAACATTCCCAGCCGCCGGACGACAACTACGCCGCCCCCGGCGGCGACGCCGACGCGGCCGACGCCGCCTCCGGCGCAGTCACCCGTCACACGCCAGCCTGCGCCGTCGCGCCCGACGCCGCCGCGCGTTGACGCTACGACCCCGGTCGGCTCGATTCCGCGCACCGGCAACGCCTTTATTGACTCCATCGCCGCTGACGCCATACGCAGCCAGCGGGCAACTGGCGTTCCAGCCTCTGTCACTATTGCTCAAGCGATTCTAGAAAGCGGCTGGGGACGCTCCGCGCTGACGCGGCAGGCAAACAACTACTTCGGCATCAAGGGGGTAGGGCCGGCCGGCTCGGTCACTATGCGGACGCGCGAAGTCATCAATGGCCGTGAAGTCTACGTCAACGCGCAATTCCGCAAATACAACTCGGCGGCGGAATCCTTCGCTGACCACGCACAGTTCTTCATTCGCAACCCGCGTTACGCTACGGCGATGCGGCATACCAACGACCCATGGCGATTTGCGGCGGAAATTCACAAGGCCGGATACGCGACCGACCCGAACTACACACAGCTCCTGCACCGCATCATGCGGCAGTATGACCTAACACGCTTTGACGCCATCGCCCGTAACGGTGCCGCCGCCCCAACACAGCCGACGCCGGGGCCATCCAACCCGCCGATGGCTGGCATGCGCGAACACCGCGTCCGCATTGGCGACACGCTGTCCGGCATCGCCCGGCAATACGGCACAACCGTATCGGCGCTTCAGCGCGCCAACCCAAGCATCACCGACCCGAATCGCATCTATCCAGGACAGCGGATTATGATCCCCAGCGGCGGCGATGCTCCGACGCCAATGCAGCCGACGCTTCCCGGAGTGCCAGCCGCGCCTAGAACAGGTCTGCCAAGGACGGAAGGGATGACCAACGCCCAGAAGTTTGCTTTGTACGCCGACTATGTTCAGCGGTTTGGTTCGGACAAAGCCAAGGCCGACTTAGCCGCCGGCCGAGTGGTCATCCTCGGACTGCGGACGGAAACCAACACCCGCACCAACAACGGCCAAGGAGCATACGACGACCGAATTGTCACTTTGCGCAAGCTACCTAATGGGCAGTTCCAAGTAACGGAACTGCGCGCCAATACCGAGCCGGGTAGCCAGTATGAAGACGGCTGGTCAGGTCGGACACGCCAGCGGATGGGCGTGGACAGCAACGGTGACGGCCGACTGGATTTGGGGCGCTTGGTGGACGGGACGCACGAATACATGCGCGCCAACGCCGGCCCTGACTTCGGCCCGACCCAACCCGACGGCAACAACATCCTCATGCCGACGACAAGCCGCCCCGTCGTGCGTGACACCAACCATGACGGCCGCTTTGACGAACGCGACCGCAATCGGCACAGCTTTGAAGGCAGAACGATGTACTTCCATCGCGGCGGGGTGAACAATCCGTACTCGGCCGGCTGCCAGACCATGCCGCAAAGCGAGTTCAACCGGTTCTGGGACTCACTTGGCGATCAACAGCGATTTCAGTACGTTTTGGTCACAGTCGGCTAA
- a CDS encoding sodium:solute symporter family protein, with translation MTDVRLAWIDYVLMAIYFAFVIGIGVALKRFMRSSTDYFLSGRAIPAWVAGLAFISANLGAQEVIGMGASGAKYGIATSHFYWIGAIPAMVFVGVFMMPFYYGSRARSVPEYLKLRFDEKTRALNAVSFAVMTVFSSGVSLYAMGKLFKLLLGWDEDASMLVAAGIVLAYIFLGGLTSAIYNEVLQFFLIVFGFLPLALLGLKDVGGWTGLQARLMTHSVAQGYAPTAYTQSWAFMGDATRNPVGVEWFGLAMGLGFVLSFGYWCTDFLVVQRAMAADSMTAARRTPLIAAIPKMLFPFLVILPGMLALTVEPRRAVAPTAVAAASVGIVPPKMNDAGEVVRDTNGRAVIDYDLATPAMLAHYLPPGMLGLGLTALLASFMSGMAGNVTAFNTVWTYDIYQSYFKRDASDAHYLWMGRAATVGGIALSVATAYVAAAFNNIMDVLQLVFAFVNAPLFATFLLGMFWKRATGHGAFWGLVAGTLAAALHHGVSLPEGAVVGVKGGFLGVLLPLYRSELAQSFWTAIVAWTVCFVVTIAISLATRPRPDEELVGLVYALTPKPTEDVGFWRRPATLAVGVLAATLLLNLIFF, from the coding sequence ATGACTGACGTTCGACTGGCGTGGATTGATTACGTTCTGATGGCGATTTACTTCGCCTTCGTGATTGGCATCGGCGTGGCGCTCAAACGCTTCATGCGTTCGAGCACCGACTACTTTCTTTCAGGCCGCGCCATTCCCGCCTGGGTGGCCGGTCTGGCCTTCATTTCAGCCAATCTGGGCGCGCAGGAAGTCATCGGCATGGGCGCGTCGGGCGCGAAGTACGGCATCGCCACCAGCCACTTCTACTGGATCGGCGCAATTCCGGCGATGGTCTTCGTCGGCGTTTTCATGATGCCGTTCTACTACGGCTCGCGGGCGCGCTCCGTACCGGAATACCTCAAGCTGCGCTTCGACGAAAAGACGCGCGCGCTCAACGCGGTTTCGTTCGCCGTCATGACGGTGTTTTCGTCCGGCGTATCGCTTTACGCCATGGGCAAACTCTTCAAGCTGCTGCTCGGCTGGGACGAAGACGCCAGTATGCTGGTCGCGGCCGGCATCGTGCTGGCCTACATTTTCCTCGGCGGGCTGACGAGCGCCATCTACAACGAGGTTTTGCAGTTTTTCCTCATCGTCTTCGGCTTTCTGCCGCTGGCGCTGCTTGGATTGAAAGACGTTGGCGGCTGGACGGGCCTTCAGGCGCGGCTCATGACGCACTCGGTCGCGCAGGGCTACGCGCCGACAGCCTACACACAGTCGTGGGCGTTTATGGGTGACGCGACGCGCAATCCAGTCGGCGTCGAGTGGTTTGGGCTGGCGATGGGATTGGGCTTCGTGCTGTCGTTCGGTTACTGGTGTACGGATTTCCTCGTTGTCCAGCGCGCGATGGCGGCGGACTCCATGACGGCCGCGCGCCGAACGCCGCTCATCGCCGCCATTCCCAAAATGCTGTTTCCCTTTCTGGTCATCCTGCCCGGCATGCTGGCGCTGACCGTCGAGCCGCGCCGCGCCGTCGCGCCAACGGCGGTTGCGGCGGCAAGCGTCGGCATCGTCCCGCCGAAGATGAACGATGCGGGCGAGGTTGTCCGCGATACAAACGGGCGGGCTGTTATTGACTATGACTTGGCGACGCCGGCGATGCTAGCGCACTACTTGCCTCCGGGAATGCTCGGCTTGGGGCTAACCGCTCTGCTGGCGTCGTTTATGTCGGGAATGGCGGGGAACGTGACGGCGTTCAACACGGTCTGGACGTACGACATTTATCAGAGCTACTTCAAGCGCGACGCGAGCGACGCGCACTACCTGTGGATGGGACGCGCGGCGACGGTCGGCGGGATTGCGCTCTCGGTGGCGACAGCCTACGTCGCTGCCGCCTTCAACAACATCATGGACGTTCTCCAGCTTGTCTTCGCCTTTGTCAACGCGCCGCTGTTTGCGACGTTTTTACTCGGTATGTTCTGGAAGCGCGCGACGGGCCACGGAGCGTTCTGGGGGTTGGTCGCCGGGACGCTCGCCGCCGCCCTCCACCACGGCGTCTCCCTGCCGGAAGGCGCCGTCGTCGGCGTCAAAGGCGGTTTTCTGGGCGTTTTGCTGCCACTGTACCGCAGCGAGTTGGCGCAATCCTTCTGGACGGCCATCGTCGCTTGGACGGTGTGCTTCGTCGTCACCATCGCCATCAGCTTGGCGACGCGGCCGCGTCCCGATGAAGAACTCGTCGGACTCGTCTATGCCTTGACGCCGAAACCGACGGAAGATGTCGGCTTCTGGCGACGCCCTGCGACGCTCGCCGTCGGCGTGCTGGCGGCGACCCTGCTCCTCAACCTGATCTTTTTCTGA
- a CDS encoding SDR family oxidoreductase yields MVLDLFRLDGKVALVTGALSEIGTAIALALAEAGADVACHSSARAPEALCEQIRAMGRRALAVTGDLYDRAFHGHIVATTMAHFGRIDILVNNASTIRRGAAVELSDEDWDFILDINLTTVFRLSQMVARDMLARGSGKIINIASLLAFQGGWQAPAFAASKGGVVQLTKSLANEWAARGVNVNAISPGYFEVESTRPLREDPVRYRQITERIPADRWGRPSDLAGAAVYLASAASDYVHGHVLVVDGGWMGR; encoded by the coding sequence GTGGTACTGGATTTGTTTCGTCTCGACGGCAAGGTGGCGCTGGTGACGGGGGCGCTTTCCGAAATCGGTACGGCGATTGCACTGGCGCTGGCCGAAGCCGGCGCGGACGTGGCGTGTCATAGCTCGGCGCGCGCGCCGGAGGCGTTATGCGAGCAGATTCGCGCGATGGGGCGGCGGGCGTTGGCGGTGACGGGCGACCTCTACGACCGCGCCTTCCATGGCCACATCGTAGCGACCACCATGGCGCACTTTGGGCGGATAGATATTTTGGTCAACAACGCCAGTACGATTCGGCGCGGCGCGGCCGTTGAACTCAGCGACGAGGACTGGGATTTCATTCTGGACATCAATCTGACGACGGTGTTTCGTCTGTCGCAAATGGTGGCGCGGGACATGCTGGCGCGGGGGTCGGGCAAGATCATCAACATCGCTTCACTGCTGGCGTTTCAGGGCGGCTGGCAGGCGCCGGCGTTCGCTGCGTCAAAGGGCGGCGTCGTCCAGTTGACGAAGTCGTTGGCCAACGAGTGGGCGGCGCGCGGCGTGAACGTCAACGCCATTTCGCCGGGCTACTTTGAGGTGGAGAGCACCCGTCCGTTGCGGGAAGACCCGGTGCGGTATCGCCAGATTACGGAGCGCATTCCGGCCGACCGCTGGGGACGGCCGTCCGATTTGGCGGGTGCGGCGGTGTATTTGGCGTCGGCGGCGAGCGATTATGTACACGGCCACGTGCTGGTGGTGGACGGCGGCTGGATGGGTCGGTAG
- a CDS encoding sigma-70 family RNA polymerase sigma factor: MSGTQPSFPNVNRDALIEQHLHYVRTIAYDIVRKLPPSVELDELIAYGNLGLVRAAEKYNPARGVSFITFAHYYIKGAIWDEVRKMANFARIDGGRARAEANATDFLHALAEEDTGTPTPGATLDDDIAEARAQLESLIPIYLLSLDHEALAIADDNSLDFARALERDDLIGRMMRLVAQLPDEDRATIEALYFKGQSAADYAAELGLSRSWGSRLHARAIKRLREAMKREGLLNTEEVN, from the coding sequence ATGAGCGGAACGCAGCCATCCTTCCCAAACGTCAACCGCGACGCCCTCATTGAGCAGCACCTGCACTATGTGCGAACCATCGCCTACGACATTGTGCGCAAGCTGCCGCCCAGCGTCGAACTTGACGAACTCATTGCTTATGGCAACTTGGGGCTGGTGCGCGCGGCGGAGAAATACAACCCAGCGCGCGGCGTCTCGTTCATAACCTTCGCCCACTACTACATCAAAGGCGCGATTTGGGATGAAGTGCGCAAAATGGCGAACTTCGCCCGCATAGACGGTGGACGCGCGCGCGCCGAAGCCAACGCAACGGACTTTCTCCATGCTTTGGCGGAAGAAGATACAGGGACGCCGACGCCGGGCGCCACCTTGGACGACGACATCGCCGAGGCTCGGGCGCAACTGGAAAGCCTCATTCCGATTTACCTACTGTCGCTTGACCACGAAGCCCTCGCAATTGCGGACGACAACAGCTTGGACTTTGCGCGTGCGCTGGAACGCGATGACCTCATTGGTCGGATGATGCGGCTGGTCGCGCAGCTTCCCGACGAGGATCGGGCGACGATTGAGGCGCTCTACTTCAAAGGGCAGAGCGCGGCCGACTACGCGGCGGAGTTGGGGCTGTCGCGCTCGTGGGGGTCGCGCCTACACGCCCGCGCCATCAAGCGATTGCGCGAAGCGATGAAACGCGAGGGTCTGCTCAACACCGAAGAAGTGAATTGA